From one Tindallia californiensis genomic stretch:
- a CDS encoding ABC transporter ATP-binding protein: MDTLAKLNPYMKGRRGLMPAALFLAAISSIAGIVPYLLIWFIIRELFTNGSYYSPGLILIFAWWSVGAAIASIVLYFIALSFSHLTAFRVEVNLRKEAMRRVIEMPLGFFNQNTTGRIRKIIDDNAGVTHVFLAHQMPDLAATLMIPITIVTLIFVFDWRLGLACLAPIIMSLFIMGFMMGKKGKYFMERYMTYLEDMNSEAVEYVRGIPVVKVFQQTVFSFKHFHKSITDYKTMVSNYAKMWEKPMSAYTVIINSFVFVLVPVVIIIINHTGNVEATILNLFLYILITPTLAQSIMRSMHLNQAVGQAREAINRIENLVDAEGLVVSKTPKPIERYGIQLDHVTFSYPESNQKAVEDISFDIAEGETVALVGGSGSGKTTIARLIPRFWDVDQGAVMIGGVNVKDISPDELMQHVSFVFQNNRLFKTSLLENITYGNPLARMEAVEKAVEMAQCKEIIDRLPDGYQTMIGSQGTYLSGGEQQRIIIARAMLKDAPIVILDEATAFADPENEYLIQQAFRKLTEGKTVLMIAHRLNSVISADKILVMKEGKIVEQGNHQTLLKKENVYSTMWEEYQKAVDWKIGKEKPL; encoded by the coding sequence ATGGATACCTTAGCAAAGTTAAACCCATATATGAAAGGTCGCAGAGGGTTAATGCCGGCAGCCTTGTTTTTAGCCGCTATTAGTTCAATTGCTGGAATTGTACCGTATTTACTGATTTGGTTTATTATTCGAGAACTGTTTACCAATGGATCTTATTATTCTCCTGGTTTGATTCTTATTTTTGCCTGGTGGTCTGTAGGAGCAGCAATTGCCAGCATTGTTCTATACTTTATCGCATTGTCATTTTCGCACTTAACAGCTTTTCGGGTGGAGGTTAATCTGCGTAAGGAAGCGATGCGACGAGTCATAGAAATGCCTTTAGGGTTTTTTAATCAAAATACGACAGGGCGAATCCGCAAAATCATTGATGACAATGCAGGTGTGACCCATGTGTTTCTAGCCCATCAAATGCCAGATTTGGCAGCTACTTTAATGATACCGATCACCATTGTGACATTGATCTTTGTCTTTGATTGGAGATTAGGACTGGCTTGCTTAGCTCCTATTATCATGTCGCTATTTATCATGGGTTTTATGATGGGGAAAAAAGGCAAATATTTTATGGAAAGGTATATGACCTATTTGGAAGATATGAATTCCGAAGCTGTTGAATATGTGCGGGGCATTCCGGTGGTAAAAGTATTCCAGCAAACCGTATTTTCTTTTAAACATTTTCACAAAAGTATTACTGATTATAAGACTATGGTATCAAACTATGCGAAAATGTGGGAAAAACCAATGTCAGCCTATACAGTCATTATCAATAGCTTTGTATTTGTGCTGGTACCAGTAGTAATAATCATCATTAACCATACAGGAAATGTTGAAGCGACTATTCTCAATCTTTTTTTATACATCCTGATCACTCCTACATTAGCACAAAGTATTATGCGGAGTATGCACTTGAATCAAGCCGTTGGACAGGCGAGAGAAGCTATCAACAGAATTGAAAATCTAGTTGATGCAGAAGGATTAGTTGTTTCGAAAACCCCAAAACCAATAGAACGGTACGGTATACAATTGGATCATGTAACCTTTTCTTATCCGGAAAGTAACCAAAAGGCCGTAGAAGATATTTCCTTTGATATAGCGGAAGGTGAGACGGTAGCATTGGTGGGAGGCTCTGGGAGCGGAAAAACAACCATAGCGAGACTGATTCCTCGATTCTGGGATGTTGATCAGGGAGCTGTGATGATTGGTGGGGTAAACGTGAAGGATATTAGCCCTGACGAGCTAATGCAACATGTTTCCTTTGTTTTTCAAAATAATCGTCTTTTCAAGACCAGCCTACTGGAAAATATAACCTATGGAAATCCCTTAGCAAGGATGGAAGCTGTAGAAAAAGCTGTAGAAATGGCACAGTGCAAAGAGATAATTGACAGGCTGCCGGATGGATATCAAACAATGATTGGCAGCCAGGGTACCTATCTTTCAGGAGGTGAGCAGCAACGAATTATTATTGCCAGAGCTATGTTGAAAGATGCACCAATTGTCATTTTGGATGAGGCTACTGCTTTTGCGGATCCGGAGAATGAATATTTGATACAACAAGCTTTTCGAAAACTAACAGAAGGGAAGACGGTTCTCATGATTGCCCATCGATTAAACAGCGTTATTTCGGCTGATAAGATTTTAGTGATGAAAGAAGGAAAAATCGTTGAACAAGGAAATCATCAAACTTTGCTAAAAAAGGAAAATGTATATTCAACTATGTGGGAAGAATATCAAAAGGCCGTGGATTGGAAAATTGGAAAGGAGAAACCATTGTGA
- a CDS encoding EAL and HDOD domain-containing protein, with protein sequence MNVYAARQPIFTRKEEVFGYELLHRKTEENRFMGTDHTEATAELINNTFLSIGLQEYSSNKRLFINFSRDLIVSKIPMLLPKELIVVEILEDVEIDKELVEACQELKEAGYLLALDDFVFREGYEELIPLASIIKTEYGSYSPAEHQKLVQQYGNKILLVERVETREEFDELAGYGYHLFQGFFFSKPIMMKGKEVQPFNPVLLQVIEELNKEDPHYDLIAQKIENDLSLTYKFLKLANTIQFGSKFPVDTAKEAMVRIGLESIRKWIYILMLQDVKFNQNSEMITNSLIRAKMMEMIAEHQKNKKSHFFLAGLFSELDAITGKSFEILAEELPLSPEVEKALLRKGGKVMEMLHFILNFEKGKLVSRDDMLKNGKEELNLSDVYQHSIEWSNKLLELK encoded by the coding sequence ATGAACGTATATGCGGCTCGTCAGCCTATTTTTACTAGGAAGGAAGAAGTTTTTGGCTATGAATTGCTGCATCGAAAAACAGAAGAAAATCGGTTTATGGGGACAGACCACACAGAAGCAACGGCAGAACTGATTAACAACACCTTTCTAAGCATTGGTCTACAAGAATATTCCAGTAATAAAAGGCTCTTTATTAACTTCTCCAGAGATTTGATTGTCAGCAAAATCCCTATGCTTTTGCCGAAGGAGTTGATCGTTGTTGAAATACTGGAAGATGTTGAAATAGACAAAGAACTGGTAGAAGCCTGTCAGGAATTAAAGGAAGCAGGATATCTTTTAGCACTGGATGACTTTGTTTTTCGAGAAGGTTATGAAGAACTGATTCCTTTGGCAAGCATTATTAAAACGGAATATGGCAGCTATTCGCCGGCAGAACATCAAAAACTGGTTCAGCAGTATGGAAACAAAATATTGTTGGTGGAAAGAGTGGAAACAAGAGAGGAATTTGATGAGTTGGCAGGGTATGGATACCATCTTTTTCAGGGCTTCTTTTTCAGTAAACCTATTATGATGAAAGGGAAGGAAGTACAACCTTTTAATCCAGTCTTATTACAGGTGATTGAAGAACTCAATAAAGAAGATCCTCACTATGATCTGATTGCACAAAAAATAGAGAATGACCTTTCACTGACCTATAAATTTTTAAAACTGGCTAACACCATCCAATTTGGTTCGAAGTTTCCTGTTGATACAGCGAAGGAAGCCATGGTCAGGATTGGGCTGGAAAGCATACGGAAATGGATCTACATTTTGATGTTACAGGATGTAAAATTCAACCAAAATAGTGAAATGATTACCAATAGCCTGATTCGAGCAAAGATGATGGAAATGATTGCTGAGCATCAAAAGAACAAAAAAAGCCACTTCTTTTTGGCTGGCCTGTTTTCTGAACTAGATGCCATCACGGGTAAGTCCTTTGAAATTCTGGCAGAAGAATTGCCCTTGTCTCCTGAAGTTGAAAAGGCGTTGCTTCGAAAAGGTGGTAAAGTGATGGAAATGCTTCATTTCATTTTGAACTTTGAGAAGGGAAAGTTGGTCAGTCGGGATGATATGTTGAAAAATGGGAAAGAAGAACTGAATCTGTCTGATGTATATCAGCATTCCATTGAATGGTCCAATAAACTATTGGAACTGAAATAA
- a CDS encoding ABC transporter ATP-binding protein, which produces MENWKGETIVINAVKNRFALSHQGALDFIKGTVWSIVLNIALMLPVVFTVVFLEEYLNIAFGASDMNNRGVGYYLLLGIGFMAIMFWVAIFQYKSTFVSIYDESANRRITLAEKLRRLPLAFFSGKNLSDLTATIMEDSTDLEHTFSHAVPQLIATIISVHFMALGLMFYHWPLALALLWVAPFAIGIILLSKKIQLRSFKTGYRFKRNVSEQIQEGLETIQEIKSYNREKTYLNNLYKTIDQYESQLIRGELVVGGLLNIAQSFLKLGLVSVIIVGAKFMAAGSIDLFTYLIFLMVASRIYSPLDIVLSNLAVLFYLDVRIKRMREMEALPAQSGKTIFDPENYDITFKNVDFSYHNEKQVIKQISFTAKQGEITALVGPSGGGKSTATKLAARFWDTDKGKILLGGYDIKDVEPETLLKSYSVVFQEVVLFNASIRDNIKIGKMDATEEEIMKAAKLAQCHDFVHKLSKGYDTVVGENGETLSGGERQRISIARALLKDAPIVLLDEATASLDAENETKIQVAISELTRNKTVLMIAHRMRTVANADKIIVLENGSIVESGNHEELLSKKGVYSTMWQIQQESLAWSV; this is translated from the coding sequence TTGGAAAATTGGAAAGGAGAAACCATTGTGATTAATGCCGTGAAAAATCGATTTGCTTTGTCTCATCAGGGTGCTCTTGACTTTATTAAAGGGACTGTGTGGTCCATAGTGCTGAATATAGCTTTGATGCTACCGGTAGTATTTACGGTTGTTTTTTTGGAAGAGTACTTAAATATCGCCTTTGGCGCAAGTGATATGAATAATCGTGGAGTGGGATATTATTTATTGCTTGGGATCGGATTTATGGCAATAATGTTTTGGGTGGCTATCTTTCAATATAAAAGCACTTTTGTTAGTATTTATGACGAAAGTGCCAACCGGAGAATAACATTGGCTGAAAAACTTCGAAGATTGCCGCTGGCATTTTTTAGTGGCAAAAACCTGTCAGACCTGACGGCAACCATCATGGAGGACAGTACGGATTTAGAGCATACCTTTTCGCATGCTGTACCGCAGCTGATAGCAACCATCATCAGCGTTCATTTTATGGCTCTTGGACTGATGTTTTATCATTGGCCTCTGGCATTAGCTTTATTGTGGGTAGCGCCTTTTGCGATAGGAATTATCCTGTTATCGAAAAAAATTCAGTTAAGATCCTTTAAGACTGGTTATCGGTTCAAACGAAATGTAAGCGAACAAATACAGGAAGGTTTGGAAACAATCCAGGAAATAAAATCCTACAACAGAGAAAAAACTTACCTAAATAACTTGTACAAAACAATTGATCAATACGAAAGCCAGCTTATACGTGGAGAATTAGTGGTGGGCGGACTTCTTAACATTGCACAAAGTTTTCTGAAGCTGGGACTAGTCAGCGTGATCATTGTAGGAGCAAAATTCATGGCAGCTGGAAGCATAGACCTGTTCACCTATTTAATTTTTTTAATGGTAGCATCACGAATTTATTCTCCTTTGGACATTGTGCTGTCCAATCTGGCAGTCCTATTTTATTTGGATGTTCGTATTAAGCGTATGAGAGAAATGGAAGCATTGCCTGCTCAAAGTGGAAAGACCATTTTTGATCCTGAGAACTATGATATTACCTTCAAAAATGTTGATTTTTCTTATCATAATGAAAAGCAGGTAATAAAGCAGATTTCCTTTACGGCTAAGCAAGGAGAAATAACGGCTTTGGTTGGTCCTTCCGGTGGAGGAAAGAGTACAGCAACAAAACTGGCAGCTCGTTTTTGGGACACAGACAAAGGAAAGATTTTGTTAGGCGGCTATGACATCAAAGACGTTGAACCGGAAACATTGCTGAAAAGCTATTCCGTTGTGTTTCAAGAGGTTGTTTTATTTAATGCTAGCATCAGAGATAATATCAAAATAGGGAAAATGGATGCAACAGAGGAAGAAATAATGAAGGCAGCGAAGTTGGCTCAATGTCACGATTTTGTTCATAAACTTTCAAAAGGATATGACACCGTTGTGGGAGAAAATGGGGAGACTCTTTCTGGAGGAGAGAGACAGCGCATATCAATAGCGAGAGCGCTACTGAAAGACGCACCGATTGTTTTGCTGGATGAAGCTACTGCTTCTCTTGATGCTGAAAATGAAACAAAAATACAAGTCGCTATTTCTGAACTTACTCGCAACAAAACCGTATTAATGATTGCGCATCGTATGCGCACAGTGGCTAATGCTGATAAAATCATTGTTCTGGAAAACGGAAGCATTGTGGAGAGCGGGAATCATGAGGAATTACTTTCAAAAAAAGGCGTTTATTCAACCATGTGGCAAATTCAGCAAGAGAGTCTGGCGTGGAGTGTATAG
- a CDS encoding tyrosine phenol-lyase, translating to MNKYVAEPYKVKVVEPIAVTTWEQRKKAIEEAGYNTFLLRSKDVYIDLLTDSGTTAMSDDQWAGMNLGDEAYAGSENFYNLLKAVKEVYGYEYVIPTHQGRGAENLLSQLTIKPGDYIPGNMYFTTTRAHQELNGGTFRDVIIDEAHDSDSEYLFKGNICLDKLKSLIEEVGAEKIPYICMAVTVNLAGGQPVSMQNLKDVYALAGKHHIKVMFDATRCVENAYFIKKREAGYENKSIADILKEMMSYSDGCTMSGKKDCLVNIGGFLAVNDEELYTRATQMVVMYEGMPSYGGLAGRDMEAMARGIYEAIDYHYIHHRISQVQFLGDKLIEAGVPVVRPIGGHAVFLDARKFLPHLEQEKFPAQSLAAEIYLKSGVRTMERGIVSAGRDKEGNHHKPALELVRLTIPRRVYSYAHLEVVADAIIDLYQEREKIKGLEFVYESPVLRFFTARFKHVD from the coding sequence TTGAATAAATATGTTGCAGAACCTTATAAGGTAAAAGTGGTGGAGCCTATTGCAGTAACCACATGGGAACAGAGAAAAAAAGCAATTGAAGAAGCTGGATACAATACCTTTCTCTTAAGGTCGAAAGACGTTTACATTGATCTGCTGACAGATAGTGGAACAACGGCCATGAGTGACGATCAATGGGCAGGGATGAACCTAGGCGATGAAGCCTATGCCGGTTCGGAAAACTTTTATAATTTACTAAAAGCGGTGAAAGAAGTTTATGGATACGAATATGTAATTCCAACCCATCAAGGTCGGGGAGCGGAAAACCTTCTTTCCCAATTAACCATAAAACCAGGAGATTATATTCCTGGAAATATGTATTTTACAACGACAAGAGCACATCAGGAACTAAATGGTGGCACCTTTAGAGATGTTATTATTGATGAAGCCCATGACTCAGATTCTGAATATCTCTTCAAAGGGAATATTTGTCTGGACAAATTGAAATCCCTCATTGAAGAAGTGGGAGCCGAAAAAATACCTTATATTTGCATGGCAGTGACAGTAAATTTAGCTGGTGGACAACCAGTTTCCATGCAAAATCTTAAAGATGTTTATGCACTGGCAGGCAAACATCATATAAAAGTAATGTTTGATGCAACCCGATGCGTTGAAAATGCCTATTTTATCAAAAAAAGAGAAGCTGGATACGAGAACAAATCCATTGCAGATATTCTGAAGGAAATGATGTCCTATAGTGACGGTTGCACCATGTCCGGCAAGAAAGATTGCCTTGTGAACATCGGCGGATTTTTAGCAGTGAATGATGAAGAATTATATACAAGAGCAACACAGATGGTAGTTATGTACGAAGGCATGCCGTCTTATGGAGGACTGGCTGGCAGAGATATGGAAGCCATGGCTCGAGGAATTTATGAGGCGATAGACTATCACTATATTCATCACAGAATTTCACAAGTCCAGTTTTTAGGAGATAAATTAATCGAAGCAGGAGTTCCAGTAGTACGACCTATTGGAGGACATGCGGTATTTTTAGACGCAAGGAAGTTCTTGCCTCATTTAGAACAGGAAAAGTTTCCAGCCCAAAGCTTAGCGGCAGAAATTTATCTTAAATCAGGTGTAAGAACCATGGAACGTGGCATTGTATCTGCAGGTAGAGATAAAGAGGGCAATCATCACAAACCAGCCCTTGAGCTCGTTAGACTCACCATTCCAAGAAGGGTTTACAGCTACGCACACTTAGAAGTGGTGGCGGACGCCATTATTGACCTTTATCAGGAACGTGAGAAAATAAAAGGGTTAGAATTCGTTTATGAATCACCGGTATTACGATTCTTTACAGCTAGATTTAAGCATGTAGACTAA
- a CDS encoding TetR/AcrR family transcriptional regulator → MRKTSEERKKEIWQAGKEVFLEKGYDKATMEDIISRTSLSKGGLYHYYRRPKDILFDIMRYHNEAYLEIDINQKILQEETCPHKQLDKLLDAIIDKMCRPTPERKLFAIFMSLIPFDPEVEAEYKQLQQSFLKGLCHRLAIENKGDKHQQLLFMSRWINGVTFFQNILPEPDRLMRNKDSLRKMMKEELMLLMQKEEV, encoded by the coding sequence GTGAGAAAAACCAGTGAAGAAAGGAAAAAGGAAATTTGGCAGGCAGGGAAAGAAGTGTTTTTAGAAAAAGGTTACGACAAAGCAACCATGGAAGATATCATCAGCCGGACAAGTTTATCTAAAGGTGGATTATACCATTACTATCGCCGGCCAAAGGATATTCTTTTTGACATTATGAGGTATCATAACGAAGCCTATTTGGAAATTGATATCAATCAGAAGATCCTGCAAGAAGAAACTTGTCCACACAAACAGTTGGATAAGCTGTTAGATGCGATTATTGACAAAATGTGCCGACCAACGCCGGAAAGAAAACTTTTTGCCATCTTTATGTCTTTAATTCCGTTTGATCCGGAGGTAGAAGCTGAATATAAGCAATTACAACAATCTTTTCTAAAGGGTCTTTGTCATCGGTTGGCGATAGAAAATAAGGGCGATAAACATCAGCAATTATTGTTTATGAGTCGGTGGATTAACGGTGTTACCTTTTTTCAGAATATCCTACCGGAGCCGGATCGATTGATGAGAAATAAGGATTCATTGCGTAAAATGATGAAAGAAGAGTTAATGCTATTGATGCAAAAGGAAGAAGTGTAA